In Fluviicola taffensis DSM 16823, the following are encoded in one genomic region:
- a CDS encoding helix-turn-helix domain-containing protein: protein MDFISLEEFYQSICTINGSSLVPEGISKELGHFNVFDTVELLAQNNGTKGKMPYNRRLYYKISLIEGQSQAEYADKVIDIEKYALLFATPKVPYNYTSEDENHSAVFCVFTVDFITRANTGFILDELPIFSPGSIPVFELSESEYHYLRTVFSKMKKEQASDYAFKYDLIRNYIMELIHLGQKLQPASVLYPKHSASERVTSLFVELLERQFPIESNQQRIGLRTAKDYANRLAVHVNHLNKVLKENTGRTTTEVIGNRITQEAKILLKQTNWTVSEIGYCLGFEEVAHFSNFFRKHTQVTPNSFRV from the coding sequence ATGGATTTTATCAGCTTAGAGGAGTTTTATCAATCAATCTGTACTATTAATGGTTCGTCTTTGGTTCCAGAAGGAATCAGTAAGGAGTTAGGGCATTTCAATGTTTTTGACACTGTTGAATTGCTTGCACAGAATAATGGAACGAAAGGAAAAATGCCCTACAACCGACGCTTGTATTACAAGATTAGTTTGATTGAAGGGCAAAGCCAAGCTGAATATGCTGATAAAGTAATTGATATTGAGAAATATGCATTGCTTTTCGCTACACCTAAAGTTCCTTATAATTACACTTCTGAAGATGAAAATCACAGCGCTGTATTTTGTGTTTTTACGGTAGATTTTATAACGAGAGCGAATACAGGGTTTATATTGGATGAACTGCCAATCTTTAGTCCGGGAAGTATTCCTGTTTTTGAGCTGTCAGAAAGTGAGTATCACTATCTACGAACTGTTTTTTCAAAGATGAAGAAAGAACAAGCATCCGATTATGCCTTCAAATACGATTTGATTCGAAATTATATTATGGAGCTTATTCATTTGGGACAAAAACTACAGCCAGCATCTGTTTTATATCCGAAGCATTCTGCTTCTGAACGAGTAACATCCTTGTTTGTCGAGTTGTTGGAACGACAATTTCCTATTGAATCTAATCAGCAGCGCATTGGTTTGAGAACTGCGAAAGATTATGCGAATCGCTTGGCAGTTCATGTCAATCACCTCAATAAAGTTCTGAAGGAAAATACAGGACGAACAACAACAGAGGTTATTGGAAACAGAATTACGCAGGAAGCAAAGATTCTCTTGAAACAAACAAATTGGACAGTTTCAGAAATCGGGTATTGTTTGGGATTTGAGGAAGTAGCTCATTTTTCCAATTTCTTTCGAAAACATACCCAGGTTACTCCGAATTCTTTTAGAGTATAA
- a CDS encoding SDR family NAD(P)-dependent oxidoreductase has translation MKPNKLALITGGSRGLGRSMANKLADKEINVVITYHTNKAEADKVVAEVEARGVKAFALPLDVSKVDTFQQFGADLRSVMTNTFSIDKLDFLVNNAGIGAMTPIGATELAVFELLSDIHMKAPVFLTQEILPILNDGGGIVNISSGLARFTGPGYSVYGSLKAGIEQYTRYLASELGTRQIRANCVAPGAIETDFGGGAVRDNAVYNKMVADKTALGRVGMPDDIGDVVAFLCSDESRWINGQRIEVSGGANL, from the coding sequence ATGAAACCAAACAAATTAGCACTCATTACAGGAGGAAGCCGTGGTCTGGGAAGAAGCATGGCAAACAAATTGGCAGATAAGGAAATCAACGTTGTAATTACTTATCACACAAACAAAGCAGAAGCGGATAAAGTAGTTGCAGAAGTAGAAGCAAGAGGAGTAAAAGCATTTGCTCTTCCTTTGGATGTGAGTAAAGTAGATACTTTCCAGCAGTTTGGAGCAGATTTACGGTCAGTAATGACTAATACTTTCAGTATAGATAAACTCGATTTTTTGGTAAACAATGCTGGAATTGGTGCAATGACTCCAATTGGTGCTACTGAATTAGCTGTTTTCGAATTACTTTCAGATATCCACATGAAAGCACCTGTATTCTTGACACAAGAAATCCTTCCTATATTGAATGATGGAGGAGGAATCGTAAATATTTCCAGTGGATTAGCGCGTTTCACAGGACCCGGCTATTCCGTTTATGGCTCTTTGAAAGCAGGAATTGAACAATACACACGTTACTTGGCAAGCGAATTAGGAACACGTCAGATTCGCGCAAATTGTGTGGCACCAGGAGCAATTGAAACCGATTTTGGAGGAGGAGCTGTACGTGATAATGCAGTTTACAACAAGATGGTTGCAGACAAAACGGCTTTAGGAAGAGTAGGAATGCCAGATGACATCGGTGATGTTGTTGCCTTCCTTTGTTCAGATGAATCTCGTTGGATCAATGGTCAGAGAATCGAAGTTTCTGGTGGAGCGAATCTATAA